From a single Apium graveolens cultivar Ventura chromosome 2, ASM990537v1, whole genome shotgun sequence genomic region:
- the LOC141708306 gene encoding polyadenylate-binding protein-interacting protein 12-like, with translation MAVAENADSVTRSDSAVHNSPMDHSKSNRFNGDHTNFTNNKVMNHQTNGNGGAHQVMLIKNSNKKGDYKDADDDEMRDLEEMLSKLNPMAKEFVPPSLVHFNYKQHQQQQPLLVPHFGYVPAAALDNGFVVHTNSPVAVNGNSIRKKKIGFGHVKRRMNSRTSLAQREEIIRRTVYVSDIDQQVTEEQLAAIFITCGQVVDCRVCGDPNSVLRFAFIEFMDEEGARNALGMAGTVLGFYPVRVLPSKTAIAPVNPTFLPRSEDEREMCSRTIYCTNIDKKVTQVDVKLFFETFCGEVYRLRLLGDYHHSTRIAFVEFVMAESAIAALNYSGAVMGSLPIRVSPSKTPVRPRAPRGPMQ, from the exons ATGGCAGTTGCTGAAAATGCTGACTCAGTGACTCGTTCTGACTCGGCTGTTCATAACTCACCCATGGATCACTCTAAATCTAATCGTTTTAATGGTGATCACACTAATTTTACTAATAATAAGGTCATGAATCATCAAACTAATGGAAATGGTGGGGCCCACCAGGTGATGTTGATCAAGAACAGCAACAAGAAAGGTGATTATAAGGATGCTGATGATGATGAGATGAGGGATTTAGAAGAAATGTTGTCGAAATTGAATCCTATGGCTAAAGAATTTGTACCCCCTTCACTTGTTCATTTTAATTATAAGCAACACCAACAGCAACAACCCTTGCTTGTTCCCCACTTTGGTTATGTTCCTGCTGCTGCTCTTGATAATGGTTTTGTTGTGCACACTAATTCTCCGGTTGCGGTTAATGGGAATTCGATCAGAAAG AAGAAGATTGGTTTTGGTCATGTAAAGAGAAGGATGAATAGTCGAACAAGTCTGGCGCAGAGAGAGGAGATCATAAGGAGGACTGTATATGTTTCTGATATTGATCAGCAG GTTACGGAAGAACAACTTGCAGCAATATTTATTACTTGTGGGCAG GTTGTCGACTGTCGTGTCTGCGGTGATCCTAATTCTGTTCTCCGCTTTGCCTTTATTGAGTTTATGGATGAAG AAGGTGCAAGGAATGCTTTGGGTATGGCAGGAACTGTGCTTGGATTCTATCCAGTCAGGGTGTTACCTTCAAAAACTGCAATTGCACCTGTGAATCCAACATTTTTACCGCGT TCCGAGGATGAACGGGAAATGTGCTCAAGAACTATCTACTGCACAAATATTGATAAGAAG GTTACTCAAGTGGATGTCAAACTGTTTTTTGAGACTTTTTGTGGAGAG GTCTATCGCTTGAGGCTTCTTGGAGACTATCATCATTCTACTCGCATTGCGTTTGTGGAGTTTGTAATG GCTGAGAGTGCAATTGCAGCCCTCAACTATAGTGGTGCAGTCATGGGATCACTGCCAATTAG GGTAAGTCCATCAAAGACACCCGTCCGCCCACGTGCTCCACGTGGCCCTATGCAGTGA